A part of Desulfomicrobium macestii genomic DNA contains:
- the rpsB gene encoding 30S ribosomal protein S2, which yields MPYVSMKQMLETGVHFGHQTRRWNPKMRPFIFGARKGIHIIDLQQTVKLYRKAHDFIADTVARGGKIIFVGTKRQAQDVIKTEAERCGMYHVTNRWLGGTLTNYQTIRTSITRLKKLETMFEDGSVSRFLKKEVVRMEREVTKLNLTLGGIKDMEEPPAAAFIIDPHREEIAVKECRKLGIPIVAVVDTNCDPDLIDYIIPGNDDAIRAIKLFAGAMADACMEGAASTKDAVEEPKTTKVPEVELPAGSAEPESVDTDEEV from the coding sequence ATGCCTTATGTCAGTATGAAACAGATGCTGGAAACCGGAGTTCACTTCGGCCACCAGACCCGCCGCTGGAACCCCAAGATGCGCCCCTTCATTTTCGGCGCGCGCAAGGGCATTCACATCATCGACCTGCAGCAGACCGTAAAGCTGTACCGCAAGGCCCACGATTTCATCGCGGACACCGTTGCACGCGGCGGCAAGATCATTTTTGTCGGCACCAAGCGCCAGGCCCAGGACGTGATCAAGACCGAAGCCGAGCGCTGCGGCATGTACCACGTCACCAACCGCTGGCTCGGCGGCACGCTGACCAACTACCAGACCATCCGCACCAGCATCACCCGCCTGAAAAAGCTCGAAACCATGTTCGAAGACGGCTCCGTGAGCCGCTTCCTGAAAAAGGAAGTCGTGCGCATGGAACGCGAGGTCACCAAGCTGAACCTGACCCTGGGCGGCATCAAGGACATGGAAGAGCCGCCGGCGGCCGCCTTCATCATCGATCCGCATCGCGAAGAGATCGCCGTCAAGGAATGTCGCAAACTCGGCATCCCGATCGTGGCCGTGGTCGATACCAACTGCGATCCCGACCTGATTGACTATATCATCCCCGGCAACGACGACGCCATCCGCGCCATCAAGCTTTTTGCCGGCGCAATGGCCGATGCCTGCATGGAAGGCGCCGCCAGCACCAAGGACGCAGTGGAAGAGCCCAAGACCACCAAGGTTCCCGAAGTTGAGCTTCCGGCCGGTTCCGCAGAGCCAGAATCCGTAGATACAGACGAAGAGGTATAA
- the tsf gene encoding translation elongation factor Ts, producing MSITAAMVKDLRERTGVGMMDCKKALAECDGDEEKAIAWLREKGLSKAAKKAGRATSEGLVTVVVAADGKSAAMSELKCETDFVSKNEEFIALAEGLANLALEKKTDDLEALPAEASDLTGLIGKIGENMQVGRLAYVSFTGDGAIGTYVHSTKKLGVLVELSGQATPELAKDVAMQIAAANPLCVGPDQIPAETLAQEKEIYLNQAKEEGKPAQIAEKIVEGRIRKFYQEVCLREQLFIKDDKKTIKDLLGKNADIVRFFRFAIGA from the coding sequence ATGAGCATTACCGCAGCGATGGTTAAGGACCTGCGCGAACGCACCGGCGTGGGCATGATGGATTGCAAAAAGGCACTGGCCGAATGTGATGGCGACGAAGAAAAGGCCATTGCATGGCTGCGCGAAAAGGGGCTGTCCAAGGCCGCCAAGAAAGCCGGCCGCGCCACTTCCGAGGGCCTGGTGACCGTTGTCGTCGCCGCTGACGGCAAATCCGCCGCCATGAGCGAACTCAAGTGCGAGACCGATTTCGTGTCCAAGAACGAGGAATTCATTGCCCTGGCTGAAGGCCTGGCCAATCTCGCCCTGGAAAAGAAGACCGACGACCTGGAAGCGCTGCCTGCCGAAGCCTCCGATCTGACCGGCCTCATCGGCAAGATCGGCGAGAACATGCAGGTCGGCCGCCTGGCCTACGTGTCCTTCACCGGCGACGGAGCCATCGGCACCTACGTCCATTCCACCAAGAAGCTTGGCGTCCTGGTCGAACTGTCCGGTCAGGCCACTCCCGAGCTGGCCAAGGATGTGGCCATGCAGATCGCGGCCGCCAATCCCCTTTGCGTCGGCCCGGATCAGATCCCGGCCGAAACCCTGGCCCAGGAGAAGGAAATCTACCTGAACCAGGCCAAGGAAGAAGGCAAGCCGGCCCAGATCGCCGAGAAGATCGTCGAGGGACGCATCCGCAAGTTCTATCAGGAAGTATGTCTGCGCGAGCAGCTCTTCATCAAGGACGACAAGAAGACCATCAAGGACCTTCTTGGTAAAAACGCCGACATTGTCCGGTTCTTCCGGTTCGCCATCGGCGCATAA
- a CDS encoding YicC/YloC family endoribonuclease, with protein sequence MPKSMTGYGRAGTQEEGWTLSWEIRSLNNRHLDLKWKIPPTLYAHQKTWENEVRAVANRGGVELFLGLKINNPELQSLSLDRTMAASMLQELERLATSMQIPHTPDLNRLLNIPSLWKDSGSIDNPQLIESLTGTLKKALEDWDEARVREGLALEEDLRVRFARLTVLVEEIRVLAAQTASERFALLQERVAKLLLDSGAQIDPDRMLQELATISDRVDVSEELTRLEIHLKGIDGYFNQTEPVGRKLDFMVQECFREINTCGNKSQNTSISQLVVTFKAELEKCREQIQNLE encoded by the coding sequence ATGCCCAAAAGTATGACCGGCTACGGCCGCGCCGGAACCCAGGAGGAAGGTTGGACCCTGTCCTGGGAAATCCGCAGTCTCAACAACCGCCACCTGGACCTGAAGTGGAAGATTCCGCCCACCCTCTACGCCCACCAGAAAACCTGGGAGAACGAGGTTCGCGCTGTCGCCAACCGGGGCGGAGTGGAGCTTTTTCTCGGACTCAAGATCAACAACCCCGAATTGCAGTCCCTGAGCCTGGACAGGACCATGGCGGCCTCCATGCTCCAGGAACTTGAGCGCCTGGCCACGTCGATGCAGATCCCGCACACACCGGACCTGAACCGGCTGCTGAACATCCCCTCCCTGTGGAAGGACTCCGGCAGCATCGACAACCCGCAGCTCATCGAGAGCCTGACCGGAACCCTGAAAAAGGCTCTTGAAGATTGGGACGAAGCGCGGGTCCGGGAAGGTCTGGCCCTGGAGGAAGATCTACGCGTGCGCTTTGCGCGCCTGACCGTGCTGGTGGAGGAGATCCGCGTCCTTGCGGCCCAGACCGCGTCGGAACGATTCGCCCTGCTGCAGGAGCGGGTCGCCAAGCTGCTCCTCGACAGCGGTGCCCAGATAGATCCGGACCGCATGCTGCAGGAACTGGCCACCATCTCCGACCGGGTCGATGTGTCCGAGGAGCTGACGCGCCTTGAGATTCATCTCAAGGGCATCGACGGGTACTTCAACCAGACCGAACCCGTGGGCCGCAAGCTCGACTTCATGGTCCAGGAGTGCTTCCGCGAAATCAACACCTGCGGCAACAAGAGCCAGAACACGAGCATCAGCCAGCTGGTGGTGACCTTCAAGGCCGAACTCGAAAAATGCAGAGAGCAGATCCAGAATCTGGAGTAG
- the fusA gene encoding elongation factor G, with translation MQDQLQKQRTFALIGHGGTGKTSVAEMLLFAAGSITRLGKIDEGSTVLDYEPEEIKRRGSIQPGFAQLPWKKNLNFLIDTPGDNNFIGDLPYLLQGADNVILVIDAIDGVKPLTKKIWSEAVKASLPAMVFINKMDRERANFQMAYQGLIDVLGMKPVLLFLPIGSEADFRGLVDVLADKAYAFDENGGLTPIDMPEDLADEVTMTREIAIENIAESSEELMEKYLEEGSLTDEEVATGLRAGIAARMLVPVCVGAAMQNKGAVTLLDTIQNLMTSPLEHEPWLDAEGNERPSSPDAPFAAFVFKTIADPFAGQLSVLRVLSGVLSPDASVLNATKDEKEKIGQILFLEGKKQTPCKQEVGPGAIVAVAKLKNTATGDTLCAEKAPFILPKPALSPSIISYALAAEEKGEEDKVFAAVQKLLDEDINLHLVRNDETGDMLLTGMGQLHIELAVEKVRRRYKTNILLKTPKIPYRETIKGKAQVQGRHKKQSGGRGQFGDCWIRMEPNARSAGYEFLDEIVGGSIPRNYIPAVDKGVQEAAARGFLAGYPMVDFKVAVYDGSYHNVDSSEMAFKIAGSLAFKKAVEMCNPILLEPIMLTAVFIPDEFMGDVIGDLSSRRGRVLGSDSIGGVTEVKAHVPMAEMMKYAPDLRSMTGGQGTFTMEFAHYEECPPNVAEQVIADSKKEED, from the coding sequence ATGCAGGATCAACTTCAAAAACAGAGGACTTTCGCCCTGATAGGGCATGGAGGAACCGGAAAGACTTCAGTGGCCGAAATGCTGCTGTTCGCCGCCGGTTCCATCACCAGGTTGGGCAAGATCGACGAGGGCTCGACGGTCCTCGACTACGAACCCGAAGAAATCAAGCGCAGGGGCAGTATTCAACCCGGCTTTGCACAGCTCCCCTGGAAAAAGAACCTGAATTTCCTTATCGACACGCCCGGCGACAACAATTTCATAGGCGATCTCCCCTATCTCCTGCAGGGCGCGGACAACGTGATCCTGGTCATCGACGCCATCGACGGGGTCAAGCCGCTGACCAAGAAGATCTGGTCCGAAGCCGTCAAGGCCTCGCTGCCTGCCATGGTATTCATCAACAAGATGGATCGTGAACGCGCGAATTTCCAGATGGCCTATCAAGGTCTGATCGACGTCCTGGGCATGAAGCCCGTCCTCCTTTTTCTACCCATCGGCAGCGAAGCCGACTTTCGGGGACTGGTCGATGTCCTGGCCGACAAGGCCTACGCCTTCGATGAGAATGGCGGCCTGACTCCCATCGACATGCCCGAAGACCTGGCCGACGAAGTCACCATGACGCGTGAAATCGCCATCGAGAACATCGCCGAGAGCAGCGAAGAGCTGATGGAGAAATACCTGGAGGAAGGTTCGCTCACGGACGAAGAGGTGGCCACCGGCCTGCGCGCAGGCATCGCCGCACGCATGCTGGTCCCGGTCTGCGTGGGTGCCGCCATGCAGAACAAGGGCGCGGTCACGCTCCTGGACACCATCCAGAATCTCATGACCTCGCCGCTTGAGCACGAGCCCTGGCTCGACGCCGAGGGCAACGAACGCCCGTCGAGCCCTGACGCCCCGTTTGCCGCCTTTGTCTTCAAGACCATCGCCGACCCCTTCGCCGGACAACTCTCCGTGCTGCGCGTGCTCTCCGGCGTGCTCTCCCCCGACGCCAGCGTCCTCAACGCAACCAAGGACGAAAAGGAAAAGATCGGCCAGATCCTGTTTCTGGAAGGCAAAAAGCAGACGCCGTGCAAGCAGGAGGTCGGACCCGGAGCCATCGTGGCCGTGGCCAAGCTCAAGAACACGGCCACCGGCGACACCCTGTGCGCGGAAAAGGCCCCCTTCATCCTGCCCAAGCCGGCCTTGAGCCCATCCATCATTTCCTATGCCCTGGCCGCCGAGGAAAAAGGCGAGGAAGACAAGGTTTTCGCGGCGGTTCAGAAGCTGCTGGACGAAGACATCAACCTGCATCTGGTCCGCAACGATGAAACCGGCGACATGCTGCTCACCGGCATGGGGCAGCTACACATCGAACTGGCCGTGGAAAAGGTCAGACGGCGCTACAAGACAAACATCCTCCTGAAGACCCCCAAGATCCCCTACCGCGAAACCATCAAGGGCAAGGCCCAGGTCCAGGGCCGACACAAAAAGCAGTCCGGCGGACGCGGCCAGTTCGGCGACTGCTGGATCCGCATGGAGCCCAACGCCCGCAGCGCGGGCTACGAGTTCCTGGACGAGATCGTCGGCGGCTCCATCCCGCGCAACTACATCCCGGCGGTGGACAAGGGCGTCCAGGAAGCGGCGGCGCGGGGATTTCTGGCCGGTTATCCCATGGTCGATTTCAAGGTGGCTGTTTACGACGGCTCCTACCACAACGTGGATTCCTCGGAAATGGCGTTCAAGATCGCGGGTTCCCTGGCCTTCAAGAAAGCCGTCGAGATGTGCAACCCGATCCTGCTCGAACCCATCATGCTCACGGCAGTCTTCATCCCCGACGAGTTCATGGGCGACGTCATCGGCGACCTCTCCAGCAGGCGCGGCCGGGTTCTTGGCTCCGATTCCATCGGCGGCGTGACCGAAGTCAAGGCTCACGTACCCATGGCGGAAATGATGAAATACGCCCCGGACCTGCGCTCCATGACCGGCGGCCAGGGCACCTTCACCATGGAATTCGCCCATTACGAGGAGTGCCCACCCAACGTGGCCGAACAGGTCATCGCCGACAGCAAGAAGGAAGAAGATTAA
- a CDS encoding ribonuclease J, giving the protein MPESHVTLTPLGGLGEIGKNCMALETEQSMILVDCGLMFPDVILYGVDVVIPRMDFIVSRKHKLKGIILTHGHEDHIGALAWLVPYLQEVPLYGSEFTLRLALKRLQERNLDSHVKLHPVRARERVDLGEFAVTFMPVCHSIIEGFGLGIETPAGRIVHTGDFKIDRNPQGAHATDLDAFRKFSDDGVLLLLSDSTNVEREGFSLTEQEIQDSLDEVFADAKGRILVTLFATHIQRMQEIFDLAAKHGRKVAFTGRSLVTNIEVAKDLGHLRFNRENSCDMEELAYLDDSRIVILLTGSQGEPLSALSRVARSEHRQINIHKGDTVVMSSRFIPGNTRAITRVINDLYRHGASVLYEKVQAIHASGHAHQEELKIMLDTVRPKFFVPVHGEYRHLFKHAELAVSRGIAPERALILENGQPVTLSSSGIRLEEAVFAESILVDGKGVGDVGQSVLKERQILGGEGLVIVLLVQDEFGTIVFGPSIQSKGFIFEQHFSHILEDAKCIILDVMEGNPGCEAYKLEEKIRSSLRRFFRKVLERDPIVIPLIARV; this is encoded by the coding sequence ATGCCCGAATCGCACGTGACCCTGACCCCTCTTGGCGGGCTGGGAGAAATCGGCAAGAACTGCATGGCCCTGGAGACCGAGCAGAGCATGATCCTGGTGGACTGCGGGCTCATGTTTCCGGATGTCATACTCTATGGAGTAGATGTGGTCATCCCCCGCATGGACTTCATCGTCAGCCGCAAGCACAAATTGAAGGGCATCATTCTGACCCACGGGCATGAAGACCATATCGGAGCGCTGGCCTGGCTTGTTCCCTATCTGCAGGAGGTTCCCCTCTACGGTTCGGAGTTCACCCTGCGCCTGGCCCTGAAACGCCTGCAGGAGCGCAATCTCGACTCCCACGTGAAGCTGCACCCGGTGCGCGCGCGGGAGCGGGTCGATCTGGGCGAGTTCGCCGTGACCTTCATGCCGGTCTGCCACAGCATCATCGAGGGCTTTGGCCTTGGCATCGAAACTCCGGCCGGACGCATCGTGCACACCGGGGATTTCAAGATCGACCGCAATCCCCAGGGCGCGCACGCCACCGATCTTGATGCCTTCAGGAAATTCTCGGACGACGGCGTGCTGCTTCTGCTGTCCGACTCGACCAACGTGGAGCGGGAAGGCTTCTCCCTGACCGAACAGGAAATCCAGGACTCCCTGGACGAGGTCTTTGCCGATGCCAAGGGCCGCATCCTGGTGACCCTGTTCGCCACGCACATCCAGCGCATGCAGGAAATTTTCGATCTCGCCGCCAAGCATGGCCGCAAGGTGGCCTTCACGGGGCGCAGCCTGGTCACCAACATCGAGGTCGCCAAGGATCTCGGGCACCTGCGCTTCAACCGCGAAAACTCGTGCGACATGGAAGAACTGGCCTATCTGGACGACAGCCGGATCGTGATCCTGCTGACCGGCTCCCAGGGCGAACCCCTCTCGGCCCTGAGCCGCGTGGCCCGGAGCGAGCACCGGCAGATCAACATCCACAAGGGCGACACCGTGGTCATGTCCTCGCGCTTCATCCCGGGCAACACCAGGGCCATCACCCGCGTCATCAACGACCTCTACCGGCACGGGGCGAGCGTCCTCTACGAGAAGGTGCAGGCCATCCACGCCTCGGGGCACGCCCATCAGGAAGAACTCAAGATCATGCTCGACACGGTCCGGCCCAAGTTCTTCGTGCCGGTGCACGGCGAATACCGCCACCTCTTCAAGCACGCCGAGCTGGCCGTTTCGCGCGGCATCGCGCCGGAACGGGCGCTGATCCTGGAGAACGGTCAGCCCGTGACCCTTTCGTCCTCGGGCATCCGCCTGGAGGAAGCGGTCTTCGCCGAGTCCATCCTCGTCGACGGCAAAGGCGTGGGCGACGTGGGCCAGAGCGTGCTCAAGGAACGCCAGATCCTGGGCGGGGAAGGCCTTGTCATCGTGCTCCTGGTGCAGGACGAATTCGGGACCATCGTCTTCGGCCCCAGCATCCAGTCCAAGGGCTTCATATTCGAGCAGCATTTCTCCCACATCCTCGAAGACGCCAAGTGCATCATACTTGATGTCATGGAAGGCAACCCCGGCTGCGAGGCCTACAAGCTGGAAGAGAAGATCAGGTCCTCCCTGCGCCGCTTTTTCCGCAAGGTCCTGGAGCGCGACCCCATTGTCATTCCCCTCATCGCCCGGGTGTAA
- a CDS encoding SPL family radical SAM protein produces MKTLPTYLQGISRVVVDAAVADSPVAQRVREKLPHLTAEVLAEGEALSSGLAREDILYLKRYRGRFLRHCPGTSHYRCCGYQIVHIGENCPLRCSYCILQAYFQDRVLKVWANQDDLWRELDQAFSANPDRRYRVGTGEFTDSLVLEALTGYSRDLIEFLGSYPQVCLELKSKVVDLSWMDVVRDPSRVLPAWSMNAPAIADHEEQGECASLEERLAAARTCAREGFRVCLHFDPMIHFPGWQEGYARTVEMIFDHLRPEEIAYVSMGSFRHMPDLKRCIIENFPGSGYIHGEFITGIDGKQRLLRPLRVEQFRFLADALRRGGLDRQLYLCMESDEVWQAVFGRTPADLGGLYRHLMAQAFGE; encoded by the coding sequence ATGAAGACGCTGCCCACCTATCTGCAGGGCATCAGCCGGGTGGTTGTCGATGCGGCCGTGGCCGATTCCCCCGTGGCGCAGCGCGTGCGCGAGAAGCTGCCCCACCTGACGGCGGAAGTGCTGGCCGAGGGCGAAGCCCTTTCCTCCGGGCTGGCGCGCGAAGACATTCTTTATCTGAAGCGGTACCGGGGGCGTTTTTTGCGTCATTGTCCCGGCACCAGTCATTATCGCTGTTGCGGGTACCAGATCGTGCACATCGGCGAGAATTGTCCGCTGCGTTGCTCGTATTGCATCCTGCAGGCCTATTTTCAGGATCGCGTGCTCAAGGTCTGGGCCAACCAGGACGATCTGTGGCGCGAGCTTGACCAGGCCTTCAGCGCAAATCCGGATCGCCGTTATCGGGTCGGCACCGGGGAGTTTACCGATTCACTGGTCCTTGAAGCCCTGACCGGCTACAGCCGGGACCTGATCGAATTCCTGGGGAGCTATCCGCAAGTCTGCCTTGAACTCAAATCCAAGGTCGTGGACCTGTCCTGGATGGACGTGGTGCGCGATCCGTCCCGGGTTCTGCCGGCCTGGTCCATGAACGCGCCGGCCATCGCCGACCATGAGGAACAGGGCGAGTGCGCGAGCCTGGAAGAGCGCCTTGCCGCGGCGAGGACCTGCGCCAGGGAAGGTTTTCGGGTCTGCCTGCATTTTGACCCCATGATCCATTTTCCCGGCTGGCAGGAAGGCTATGCCCGCACCGTCGAGATGATCTTCGACCATCTGCGTCCCGAAGAGATCGCCTATGTAAGCATGGGCTCCTTTCGGCACATGCCGGACCTCAAGCGCTGCATCATCGAGAATTTCCCCGGGTCAGGCTACATTCACGGAGAGTTCATAACCGGCATCGACGGCAAACAGCGCCTGCTGCGTCCCTTGCGGGTCGAGCAGTTCCGTTTTCTGGCCGACGCGCTGCGCCGGGGCGGGCTCGATCGGCAGCTGTATCTGTGCATGGAGTCGGACGAGGTTTGGCAGGCCGTATTTGGTCGGACACCGGCGGATCTGGGGGGGCTTTACCGGCATCTGATGGCGCAGGCTTTTGGCGAATAG
- a CDS encoding tetratricopeptide repeat protein, whose translation MSETENQRARIKGVFSSEKIAKVGAGATVRKTTQTMYWFAEEDDQGVITIQPLNPNYVPSGPKQEIPKEEFLEQYAPEPEFYSSKVYPSIRKLNQTIAKAERHRVNGDNYSAEYEFGNALRVDEENIRANFGLGLTYLDRGETGKADNIFQRLIKMEATFEAEHKHLFNDFGISLRKNEMYEQATEYYSKALELSPADENLHYNMARACFAKADIQSTIEHLRTALRLNNNLEIAKKFLAYLKKNNLLPQDISAAEAKVSD comes from the coding sequence ATGTCGGAAACCGAGAATCAACGCGCACGGATCAAGGGGGTTTTTTCCTCCGAAAAAATTGCCAAGGTCGGTGCGGGTGCGACCGTCCGCAAAACCACGCAAACCATGTACTGGTTTGCAGAGGAAGATGACCAGGGCGTGATCACCATTCAACCCCTGAATCCGAACTACGTCCCCTCGGGTCCCAAGCAGGAAATCCCGAAAGAAGAGTTTCTGGAACAGTACGCTCCCGAACCCGAGTTCTATTCAAGCAAGGTTTATCCAAGCATCCGCAAACTCAACCAGACCATCGCCAAGGCCGAGCGGCATCGGGTCAACGGCGACAACTACAGCGCGGAATATGAATTCGGCAACGCCCTGCGCGTCGATGAAGAAAACATCAGGGCCAATTTCGGTCTGGGTCTGACCTATCTGGACCGGGGGGAAACAGGCAAAGCCGACAATATCTTCCAGCGTCTGATCAAGATGGAGGCGACCTTCGAGGCCGAGCACAAGCATCTCTTCAATGATTTCGGCATCAGCCTGCGCAAAAATGAAATGTACGAACAGGCCACCGAATACTATTCCAAAGCCCTGGAACTTTCCCCGGCCGACGAGAATCTGCACTACAACATGGCTCGGGCCTGCTTCGCAAAAGCCGACATCCAAAGCACCATCGAACATCTGCGCACGGCCCTGCGCCTCAACAACAATTTGGAAATTGCCAAGAAATTCCTAGCGTATCTCAAGAAAAACAATCTGTTGCCGCAAGATATCTCCGCCGCGGAAGCAAAAGTATCGGACTAA
- the gmk gene encoding guanylate kinase has product MNSASTHPPQTNVGMMLVISAPSGTGKSTLIRRLTAEFSAFTFSVSCTTRAPRPGELDGREYHFLTRDEFERRRDEGFFAEWAEVHGNLYGTPRQTTMDLLANGRDVIFDIDVQGARQIKSNMGQGCYVFVFPPSREVLEARLNGRGTDSEATIIRRLAAARDEIADSQWFDHWIVNDDLNLAYEQLRAIYVAEKTKPAYQESWQAALIRQWGIS; this is encoded by the coding sequence ATGAATAGCGCAAGCACCCATCCCCCACAAACCAACGTGGGCATGATGCTCGTCATCAGCGCCCCTTCGGGCACGGGGAAAAGCACCCTCATCCGGCGCCTGACCGCTGAATTCAGCGCCTTCACCTTTTCCGTGTCCTGCACCACCCGCGCCCCCCGCCCGGGAGAGCTCGACGGCCGGGAATATCATTTTTTGACCCGCGATGAATTCGAACGCCGCCGGGACGAGGGATTTTTCGCCGAATGGGCCGAAGTCCACGGCAACCTCTACGGCACCCCGAGGCAGACCACCATGGACCTGCTGGCCAACGGGCGCGACGTCATCTTCGACATCGACGTGCAGGGCGCGCGCCAGATCAAGAGCAACATGGGGCAGGGCTGCTACGTGTTCGTCTTCCCGCCGTCACGCGAAGTCCTGGAGGCGCGCCTGAACGGACGGGGCACGGACAGCGAGGCCACCATCATCCGTCGCCTGGCCGCCGCCCGGGACGAAATCGCGGACAGCCAATGGTTCGACCACTGGATCGTGAACGACGACCTGAACCTGGCTTACGAGCAGCTGCGCGCCATCTATGTGGCCGAGAAAACCAAACCGGCCTACCAGGAATCGTGGCAAGCCGCCCTGATCCGTCAATGGGGGATCTCATGA
- a CDS encoding LuxR C-terminal-related transcriptional regulator produces the protein MNNSTASKKDNRRGIERFSMSIPSKVSSIMHDYSDQELATTNISAGGVFFETGQTYPAGTAVTLNISLDFGGMKAGHPQARFRVEGTVVRTEKSGMAIAFDPTKVTSIRVNTGKKPGQAGPAMLGIVGDDPLLNDLLAARLSQETGVSCSHSPSLPKILETARPDLTLLDCTGMSMEELLQEANGEDSPFMSTSVALFNVPEDRSLELEAINSGIRGIFYRNSPFRLMVKGVSAMLENELWFSREAMSAFLLGKQNRPAELIAPEDGQAELSQREQEILLMLAAGATNKDIAQKLFLSLNTVKSHIYNIYKKIDVPNRLQASLWAARHLGARENP, from the coding sequence ATGAACAACAGTACGGCGTCCAAAAAGGATAATCGACGCGGAATTGAACGTTTTTCCATGAGCATCCCCTCGAAAGTGAGCTCGATCATGCATGATTATTCGGACCAGGAGCTGGCGACGACAAACATTTCCGCTGGCGGGGTCTTTTTCGAAACCGGACAGACATATCCCGCCGGCACGGCAGTGACGCTCAACATCTCCCTTGATTTCGGCGGAATGAAAGCAGGCCACCCGCAAGCCAGATTCCGGGTCGAGGGCACCGTGGTGCGCACGGAAAAAAGCGGCATGGCCATCGCCTTCGATCCAACCAAAGTCACTTCCATCCGCGTCAACACGGGTAAAAAACCCGGCCAGGCAGGACCGGCCATGCTCGGGATCGTCGGAGACGATCCGCTCCTGAACGACCTCTTGGCAGCCAGACTCAGCCAGGAGACCGGCGTAAGCTGCAGCCACTCCCCATCGCTGCCCAAGATTCTTGAAACCGCGCGGCCCGATCTGACCCTGCTGGACTGCACCGGCATGTCCATGGAGGAACTTCTGCAGGAGGCAAACGGCGAGGACTCACCGTTCATGTCCACGTCCGTGGCCCTCTTCAATGTCCCCGAAGACCGCTCCCTCGAACTTGAAGCCATCAATTCCGGCATTCGCGGCATTTTTTACCGCAATTCCCCGTTCAGGCTCATGGTCAAAGGCGTGAGCGCCATGCTCGAAAACGAGCTCTGGTTCTCTCGCGAGGCCATGTCCGCGTTTCTGCTCGGCAAGCAGAACCGCCCCGCCGAATTGATCGCCCCGGAAGACGGACAGGCGGAACTGAGCCAGCGTGAACAGGAAATTCTACTCATGCTCGCCGCCGGCGCCACCAATAAGGATATCGCGCAGAAGCTTTTCCTGAGCCTCAACACCGTCAAATCGCACATCTACAACATCTACAAGAAAATCGACGTGCCCAACCGGCTCCAGGCCTCGCTGTGGGCGGCCAGACACCTTGGAGCAAGAGAAAATCCTTGA
- a CDS encoding DUF370 domain-containing protein: protein MEKKKLLNIGFGNAVVMNRVVAIVGPTSSPMRRLREEAKQAGRLIDATQGRKTRSLIITDSNHCILSAIQPETISQRFTAGGSDE, encoded by the coding sequence GTGGAAAAGAAAAAACTCCTGAACATCGGCTTCGGCAACGCCGTGGTCATGAACCGGGTGGTGGCCATCGTCGGCCCGACCTCCTCCCCCATGCGACGCCTGCGGGAGGAGGCCAAACAGGCCGGGCGGCTCATCGACGCGACGCAGGGCCGCAAAACCCGTTCGCTCATCATCACCGATTCGAACCACTGCATCCTGTCCGCCATCCAGCCCGAAACAATCAGTCAACGCTTCACCGCCGGAGGCAGTGATGAATAG
- the pyrF gene encoding orotidine-5'-phosphate decarboxylase codes for MKTSPALVVALDFPETAQALSLASRLQGVVPWVKVGLELYLSAGRELIARLKDMGFKVFLDLKFMDIPNTVQAATAQATRMGADMLTIHALGGRAMCEAAAAGRDQGLAPGQTPPSILAVTLLTSLGPKDLAWNPGATDEDLRDLTVHLARSSQNWKLDGVVCSGREVRVIRQACGAYFQLLTPGIRLPDADSGDQSRVCTPAQAALDGSDYLVVGRPITRSDNPVQAARDYLKTIT; via the coding sequence ATGAAAACCTCACCGGCCCTTGTCGTGGCCCTGGACTTTCCCGAGACGGCCCAGGCCCTGTCCCTGGCTTCCCGTCTGCAAGGCGTCGTGCCATGGGTCAAGGTCGGCCTGGAACTGTACCTGAGTGCAGGGCGGGAGCTGATCGCCCGGCTCAAGGATATGGGATTTAAGGTTTTTCTTGATCTCAAGTTCATGGACATCCCCAACACCGTGCAGGCGGCCACGGCCCAGGCCACGCGCATGGGCGCGGACATGCTGACCATCCACGCCCTTGGCGGACGCGCCATGTGCGAAGCGGCGGCGGCAGGCCGGGATCAGGGCCTTGCGCCCGGACAGACACCGCCCAGCATCCTGGCCGTGACGCTTTTGACCAGCCTTGGACCAAAAGATCTGGCCTGGAACCCGGGGGCGACCGATGAGGATCTGCGTGATCTGACCGTTCATCTTGCCCGGAGCTCCCAAAACTGGAAACTCGACGGCGTGGTCTGTTCAGGCAGGGAAGTTCGTGTTATACGTCAGGCATGTGGAGCATATTTTCAGCTTCTCACTCCCGGAATTCGCCTGCCCGATGCCGACTCCGGAGACCAGTCCCGTGTCTGCACGCCGGCTCAGGCAGCCCTTGACGGCAGCGATTACCTTGTCGTCGGCCGGCCGATCACCCGGTCGGACAACCCTGTGCAGGCAGCTCGGGACTACTTGAAGACAATAACATAA